cactccttgaatctccaacttcatgcctatcactctatctgacactctcttcacatcaatcacactgttgaccaactcaaaacaataccaacaccatttctctttccatcgacttcaTAATAaagcaacttgcatccatctccaatgttcttggccttgcttcctttccacctcatctcctgcacacacaaaatgtccaacttcattCTTTCCAtcgtacctgctaactctctcactctgccagtcaatgttcccacattcagtgttcctaccctcaattctaagctccttcccttccatctttcacgctctctcctaacacgcctccccactctctttctccttctctgttttggcgcaacagtagcacactttccaccggcaccctgttgaccaacagtaaacCTTGCTGCCTTGTCTGTCCAGTGCAGGCTCCGGCCCACCCAATCAACTGCTATACACTCCGTCTTCACACCTACAAGGACACAAAATTCCAACACTTCATCTCTTCAACTTCAGTGTTTAAAGACCTTAATTTAGATGTTAGGCTGCACCTTGGATTAGTGTTCCTCTGCTCTTCTGGTCCAGTGTAGTCCACATCACAACGTCACCGTTTATCCAGTACACTTTCTGCTCCTTCCAGTCATAATCCAGAGAGGGGACAGTTTGCTTTTCAGAGGAGAGGACTTCCAGGCTGGTGGTCTTGAGATTGATGAGGAAGATGTCCAATTACTTCAGGTAATTAGATATTCAAttccttcaggtattatctgtttgaatagacgtgcaggtaagggatctagtacacaagttgaggcttttgatgcggagattaatgaaagtaattcagtttctctaaggggagtaaaacattctaattgctgatctgatacagttatattgttaactacagggtcacttacattgtctgaccttaaattagtagtttgaattttttgtcggatattctcaattttgtctttaaaaaaattcatgaagtcgttgctactccatactgcaggtgtgcatgtgtctatagtggacttattcctggttaattttgctacagtattaaataggaatctaggattatttttgttatcttctattagggaggagagatatgttgatctcgcagcactaagagcttttctatacttcaggaagctctccttccacgctaatttgaacgctaccaattttgtttgacaccatttacattccaatttccgagtggtctgttttaatagtAGCAATGTTTTTATTAAGAATACAACTTCATATCACCACAGTCGCAGCCCAAGGGCTGAATTGATGTTGTGACATTACAAAATACGACTATTAACATTAAAAATAACGTAAAAGATCAATATTCAGACTCATACTCCTAATTCAAACATAGGGAGAACATTTGAACAGTTAAGTGTTGATTAAATGAACCATGTGCGGGATGGCACTAGTTCTGTAACGTTCAGTTCGACACTTAAGAATGTCCAGATTGCTAGCAGAACGGGTTTGACGGCAGCTAATGTTCACTCTTGTAAGCGGTAGAAAACGGCGATATTGTTCAGACACTAAGAGTGATTTGGCAAACTTTAAAGTCAGAgtcagtgtcatcattataccagggtgctaattttttgtctctgaccattttccttttaagaggagctacattatctaaagtatggtggaacgttgactctaagcattcagttgcctgatcaagttctgcaggggctgacagtgacccaatcaaagttgataactctgggagatcatttataaagctctgtgcagtagttgacacgaatgtatgtttaatacagtagcgtggtgaggtgcatatattattactcagacattgtttgaatgagatgagataatgatctgagataacttcagactgtggaagtgtgactatattttctacgtttaacccaaatgtgagtattagatcgagggtgtgaccaccaatatgggtcggtcctatgacattctgattaatccttactgaatctaaaatggacacaaacgctgttttcaaagggtcttctgggttatcaaagtgaatattaaaatctccgacaacttaagctttgtctcaggaaataaccagatctgagataaaatctgcaaattcagaaagaaactcagaatatggccccgggggcctatacataataagtaacagaattaactgggtatacttattttttgaggctacatacattatgagtatgaagagcttcaaatgtattaaatttataaccaggtttgtgtgttacacctagataatcattataaataaccgcgacgcctcctcctctgccagtgagacgaggctggtgtatataactgtctccaggaggactcgcttcatttaatgctatatattcatttggcttaatccatgtttcagttaaacacagtccattaaactcctgatcagtaatgagttcattaaccattagtgctttagatgtaagagatctaatatttaatagccccacctttagatcaaaggtgctggcagcggctgtacagtcagtatgatctaattttatattgattaggttactggaacaaactctctgaatatttctacctttttgttgagctcggagaacagacacagtctcgatgtagtggaccctgagtgacgactctgtgcagctagcagacagtcggttgagcctgttcgtctgctccctggctttggctctggattgtcagaaattaactaggccgggGGGTCACGTGATGGCTGTGAGCTGAGCAGATGCTTTTGCCAGAGCTCCGTGCCACTCAGTGCTAATTTTTTCATTATCCTGACAACAACCAGGCGCTATAAGCCGTTTTTGTTATGAACATAACAGACTATGTCCTTGGAAAACTTTTGGCCACAGTCTTTCAACAAGATGGGAAGAACCAGAGGAAATAAAGACAACAAAGACGTCCCGTCCAAGCCTGGCGACGACACACAAGATGGCGACCAGGCAGAATTTGTAGCCGCAGATGGGCTTGACCCTGCCCTTGCTAAAGCCCTGAGCATAATGACTTCCAACATTATTAAAGTTATTAATGAAAAACTTAGCCCTCTGGCCGAGACTATCCACAAGCATGCTACGGAGCTCCAGGCCGCTAGCAAGCGGCTAGATGAAGCAGAGGCTAGGTTACTAGCAGTTGAAAACTCTGCCGCAGCACAACAGCTGAGGATTGTGGAGCTGGAAAAGCAGGTTAGCACCCTCACGGAGAGTTTGGACATGGCCAAAAACTATAGCAGACGCCTAAACATTCGAGTGATTGGCTTGGCGGAGGATACGGAGACCGGGCAGCCGGTGGAGTTTTTCGAGTCATGGCTACCCCGTGTCCAAAAGATGACCACGAAGGCCGGCCGCATAAAGCTGGAGAGAGCCCACCGCACCCTCGCACCAAAACCGGACCCGAACAGGAGGCCCAGGTCGCTGCTGTTACGATTCCATGCGTTCAGAGACAAACAGAGGGTCATGGAAGCGGCGCGTAGggcgagccaggatggtggcttaaTCTACAATggatccagggtctctttctacATCGATTTTTCTTCGACAGTGATGAAGAAACGCCAGGCATACGATGCGGTGAAACAGCGGCTGCGAGAGTGAGGGATGCCATATGCTATGCTGTTCCCGGCTACTCTACAGGTGAAGGTGTCCACCTTTTCCAATTTTGCAATATCATCAAAATTACAATGCCCAAGTATCCTATGCCAGGTTTGAATGTCATGACAACCATACACTTCATCAATATTTTCCTCCTCTACTGTGCTATGGTAATACAGCCTACCATACACCTCCATTTTGAACTTTGTACCATCCTTGTTGACCAGCCAGTCATCACCGTCCTTGAAGCGAATCTCGTCTCCGTTGGCTGTCGCCGCTTTGACTGAAAAGATGTTCTGTGGAAATGATGGGATGTAGAGTGCTTGCTTGAGCCTTGTTCTCACTCGTCGTCCCTCGCTGTCCAGCAAGTAGATCTCGGCGTCTCCTCTTATTTTCGCCACCCCGCTCACCTTGGTCCCGTCAGCAAGCTCAAGCTTGTGGTCCTCGGGTCTGATGCTCTTGTCCACTGTTTTGAACTTTGTGGCGTCATTGATCATGTGTGAAGTGGCGCCACAGTCGACCATGAGACCCTTCTTGTTTCCTTGCTGTATTGGACAGTCACTTATCTGGAAGAAACAGAAGGTTGTAGACTCTTCTTCAGCCTCTCCATCAGCTTTCGTCACGTAGTCACGGACTCGTCCTCGACCGCGCCCTCTGCCTCGCCGTGGTGTGTCCCACTTTCGATCTTCTCTTCTCTGTTGGGTGTTGTCCGGACACGCCCTAGCCATGTGTCCCTTTTTACTGCACGTATAACACTCGACATCAGCCAAGTCCATTTTCTTTCCACGTCCTCTACCACGTGCTTTTGTTGCCCTGCTAGTCTTCATTACCTTGTCTTCCACATTCACATCACTTCTCCCATATTTCTCTGTACTCTCATAACTTCGTAGTTTCGTTTTAAACTCACCGAACATTACAACATCATTTGTCTGTGTGATGTGCACTACGAACGGCTTGTATGACTCAGGTAGCCCTTTTACTACCATTGCTATCTGAAGTCCATCACTTATTTGTTCATCTGCTTTTCTTAATGACATGAATATAGTCTCTGCTTGAATTATATAGTCAGTAACTGTTTCATTGCTAGCTTAATAGAGCGAGGAAAGTTCACAGTATAAACTCACAACGCGGGGTTTGTCCTTTCCTGCGTAGTGCTCACGAAGAATCCTCAGTGCTTTTCTTCCATCACGTTTCGCATCTCTCATTACCAATGACAAACTCTTGTTGTCCAGACATTGCATGAGCTCTGCATAAGCCTCTCCGTTCTTTGCCTCATCTTCCGCGAGAGCTCCTTCGTCGGCCGAATCTATCTCCGGATCCTCCAGGATAACATCTCTGAGACCACGCAACTCCATGTGCGCGAGGAACCTTGTTTCCCAGAGTTCGTAACTTTTCTCGTCACCGTCGAATAAAAGTCTCAGCCACTTGTGGCCTGCCTGACTGGGCCCATAACCTGTAGCGTTAGACATTTTCCGCAGCAGTTTATCGCGTGTACAGTCACCACAGTGGCTAACTAGCAGCAGCTAATGGCTAATATTCACGGGAGAAAATAACTGACACACCGTTGTCTCTTTGGCCTCTGACACCCACTAACTCACTGGCCTTTTATTCTGCGCATGCTCAATACATCCCGGTGCGCGcaggcagaggcgattctagggtctggtggggccccaagcagaaatcccccccccccatccatcCCACCCCACACAACAGAAATTCACTATGGGTGAGAACATCTGGCCACTGTGCGGCGTCAACTGATGTGATTAAACCTTTTGTAGAGGGTGGCACGTCATCTTCATGGTGAAAAGATGTTTCACTTTCACTCAAGGTGGGTGATGACGGAACTGAAATGACAAAAAGTATTTTAATATCATAAATTAGTTTAATAATAAGATCATTAAAGGACATGTTGCATTTGAACATTTTTAGAGATTTTCTACAGAACTTACTGATATCACCAGTTGCACGTGAAAAGGCCGTCTCATCTGTCTGTGGTATTGGTACATGATCCTGGTCAGGACTGGTGGGAGCAGGGCTATCTGTTATTTTGCTGGAGGTAAATTCCGACTGCTGAGCAGAAGAGGGCCCAGGTTGAGCTGAAAGTAAACAAATATAAAATGAAGGGCAAAAAACAGAAACTTGGCATTAGAGCATGGCATAAGATGTAAATTTGACCTTTATATTACATGTAAATACTGACTGTACAAGTTATACTCACAGTCATCAGCTGGCACATCAGGTGGAACATCGCTCTCTTTACTGGGCCCTGGTGTCAGAAATTTCAGCAATGATCCTAAAGAAATGTATATAAAAGGGAAATATGGATGGTAAATAGGCTATATTAGTCACATCCATTACATTGATTTAATATTTCCatattattttaacaattcttCAAAAACACAGTTCATTGTTTATTGTAGACTAAAACCAATGGAATAGTTTAGTTTACACAAATGATTTGACACTGCAAAATCTGCACTGGTTGATTGCTGAAAAAATACTTGGTTTATGCAGAAATGCAGTTGCAGCTACAAATAAATACATGAATAAATAaagccaggggcggcacggtggtgtagtggttagcgctgtcgcctcacagcaagaaggtcctgggttcgagccccggggccggcgagggcctttctgtgtggagtttgcatgttctccccgtgtccgcgtgggtttcctccgggtgctccggtttcccccacagtccaaagacatgcaggttaggttaactggtgactctaaattgaccgtaggtgtgaatggttgtctgtgtctatgtgtcagccctgtgatgacctggcgacttgtccagggtgtaccccgcctttcgcccgtagtcagctgggataggctccagcttgcctgcgaccctgtagaaggataaagcggctagagataatgaatgaatgaatgaatgaatgaatgaataaagccAGACGAGTGGCCTGTCATAGATTGCCTGATGACAGCTTTCATCTCAGCTTTTACCTCTTCAAACCACTAGAGTGTCCAATAACATGCCAAATTTCAAAACAATACATGCATTAAATTTTCCGGTTTGAAAATATTCGAGTGTCTTCCTCTAGCTGCGTTGGTCCCAGCCTGATAACGACGGTGGTAGTTATTTATCTGCTGCTCGGGCTGACCAATCACACTGTATGGGCATGCATGGCACACCGTGCGGTCTGTTGGAGAGCCAACTTAAGTTAACTAACTTTGCTGTCAAATTAAACCAGGCAGTGACTGTAGTACAgtcattaaaatcaacaaaagaaaagtatggccatgctaacgcgagtgaaactagactagcaccattatatagcactacatcattcattattatttcgactgacttaccactgtcttgctttcatctctcctcttcctcttttttcttttttctttttacattcccgggtggatagctcctcttcattttcttcttgACGTCGTAATTAGAAAAATAGCTGGTTTATGTACAATTATGTACTGGTTTTAGGCACAATTTTCTATTTGCAGGGTACGCGCaatgacttttcaaaacgcaagtgtcaaatctcgactctctttcgccccctagtggatcaggggccccaagcagctgcctGCCTTGACTGGTGACAAGATGCGCCTCTGCGCGCAGGCACTCACGTTCAGCATGACATCACTGTGTAAGCTATTTAACATGACTTTGATACTATTTATCAAATATGCTTAACAATTACAACCAAGATGACGCGCATCAGCAGAGAGAGTTCCCAGCACATTCGTTCAATGAGAGCAAATGGAAAGTCAACACAAGAGATATGGCAAAGTTTGGCATGCAGGGGCATTAACGTTACACCGAGAGCTGTGAGATATCACTACAAAGAGAGACCGCCGCGACGCTCAGCTCCCAGAAAACTGCAGAAGTAAGTATCCACCTCATTGAGGGAATGTAAAATAGTTTACATTACAGTATGTATGAAAACAATTGATTTTTTTCTCTAATGTTTTTCCTTAATTTTCACAGCAATATCCTTGCTGCAGTTGACGATCTGACAAAGGCCAACACTGAAATGAATGCCTGAGCCGTTCAGCAGAAAATCAAGGCAGATTTTGGTGTTGAAGTGAGCGCGACAAGTATACGCCGCACTCGCAGACGGATGGGTTGGAAATTCTCCAAGACCCGTTTCTGCCCAATGCTGAAGGAGCGCAACAAAGAGGCGAGGCTGCAGCAAGCTTCTGAGTGGAAGGCGTCAGGGGAGACATGGTACAATGTACTCTTCACCGACGAAACGACTGGAGCACTTTGCAAGGCAAAGTTTCCACAGAAAGGGCCACTTCGTTTCAAAACCACGACCAAAACACCCATTGAAGCTGCATGTATGGGGAATGATTTCCAGGCGAGGGGCAGGTCCCTTCGTCATCTTTGATGGGATAATGGACAGAACCTACTTCGAGGAGACCATCATAAAAGAATTTGCGGGGCCATATGTCAGGAAATATTTTGGGTCTGATCACTGCTTTTTCCAGGACAACGATCCAAGGCACACCGCAGCTGCAGCTTGCATGGCATCAGAGGGCATCAACTGGGTTAAAACTCCAGCAGAGTCACCGGATTTGAATCCAGTTGAACTGGTTTGGCACTCCATGAAGGACTATATCCGCAAAGAGGCAAAGCCATGTACAAAACAGGAGCTAGTCCAGGCCATACATGTGTTCTGGGAGACGAAAGTGACCGTGGATTTCTGCAACAGACTTATAACGGGTTTATCAAACGTGATCgatctggttattaggaacaaaggagggcatagtgggaaacgataactgtctcttgtcggttcaaatacagtactatactgttttgtgattacactgtatGTGTGCACGTTTTAATAAATATACACAAGTGGCACGAACCTCTCTACTGTCTTTCTTATTGACCCATTTACTGTTTGTAATCAAAGACGGCTGCGCGCACCCTGGCAGCAGAAGCAGTAAGCTTCCCAATGGATTCTGGGACAGACTGGCCTACTGATCAATCATTTAAACGTGGATATAGACTGTTCTCAGCATcaacatgaaataaaaataaaaacaacaaaacaaccggtcactttttcattttttgatttttgattgctgattgaaaatagaaagaacgaatgatagacggattcaaacaattaagctatactttcatcacaagcatgttgtttagcgggccctataaggcctacttcatgaaacagtaatcagtggctacactgaaaaaagtaacctatagaatttacccaataaatctgaggtaacaatttgcattgacttgtttggggtggatttaattccatatattgaggataaaataactgaaataaaaagctatgaaatacttaaataaattgagTAAAATTTATCTCACATTTATgtgtctattcaacagctactttctcattgaaattgggtaaaattatctcttgtttgctagtgggtaatacctgataattactaatcaaaggtaattaatatcacttagtaaccattacttatttggagaaggtaagatgtacccccaaaaaagtcttccagatggttcatcatctcaatgtttataatccataaaatcatcatcaaaaaaaaaacagaataaagtgcagtacaacagcttcacacaacatttcaagtaatgttttttttatgagagaagcgccatctaatggcgacactgtggaatcgaatgaatgggcgtgtttagaatGAAACTAGGAGAGGGCGGGGTCTGAGCCCTGGCTGCAGCCCGCTGGCTTTCAGCTGGAACTGCACAGCAGCCGCACAGCAGCCGCAGAGGCTGGAACAGGAGAAATTCAATGGCTTTTATGTTTAATATTTTGTTGATAGCAAGTAAGAAAGCCCTCACAAGAAAATGGATGACCAGAGAGCCCCCGCAGTAAAGGACTGGATTGAGGTGATTCATGACATTTATGTTCTGGAAAAACTTACATTTACTTTGAGACTTGAACAAGAGAAGTTTAAAAGCTGTTGGACACCTTGGACTGAGTATGTACGTATCTTCACATAGATCTGACTTTTCTTGACCCAAATAGATGAAAGTAATACACCACTCCCACCAGGATTCGGTTGAACTGCTCAAGTGGGAACTGTATATAGTTTATTTGTAATGttattatttttatgtatttgtttgtttgtctatttCTCTGTAGGAGTACAGATATACAGCTGGATcctcttttatacttttcctttttGTTTAGTACAAATAAGTAAagggatggggcggcacggtggtgtagcggttatcactgtcacctcacagcaggttctgggttcgagccccatggccggcaagggcctttctgtgcggagtttgcatgttctccccgtgtccacgtgggtttcctccgggtgctccggtttcccccacagtccaaagacatgcgggttaggttaactggtgactctaaattgaccgtaggtgtgaatgtgagtgtgaatggttgtctgtgtctatgtgtcagccctgtgatgacctggcgacttgtccagggtgtaccccgcctttcgcccgtagtcagctgggataggctc
Above is a genomic segment from Neoarius graeffei isolate fNeoGra1 chromosome 14, fNeoGra1.pri, whole genome shotgun sequence containing:
- the LOC132897961 gene encoding uncharacterized protein LOC132897961 gives rise to the protein MSLRKADEQISDGLQIAMVVKGLPESYKPFVVHITQTNDVVMFGEFKTKLRSYESTEKYGRSDVNVEDKVMKTSRATKARGRGRGKKMDLADVECYTCSKKGHMARACPDNTQQRREDRKWDTPRRGRGRGRGRVRDYVTKADGEAEEESTTFCFFQISDCPIQQGNKKGLMVDCGATSHMINDATKFKTVDKSIRPEDHKLELADGTKVSGVAKIRGDAEIYLLDSEGRRVRTRLKQALYIPSFPQNIFSVKAATANGDEIRFKDGDDWLVNKDGTKFKMEVYDHQPGSPLL